In Prunus dulcis chromosome 2, ALMONDv2, whole genome shotgun sequence, a single genomic region encodes these proteins:
- the LOC117618937 gene encoding phosphatidylinositol N-acetylglucosaminyltransferase subunit P-like isoform X1 translates to MAIHAQTHTTFGFNLGSTRAQQPQQNASLSCVLASHFADSSPRRILSVSKKRRATVSFVDSDDKASGFHGPKPSEVYGFVGSITTVVATVIFLVWAYVPESWLHSIGIFYYPSRYWALAVPAYAMMTVVLALGFYCGVNFMSTPPPSSLYTVYDEFSRDPLSSVPMGGDDQPIEPISDISIDRINRSMFK, encoded by the exons ATGGCGATACACGCACAAACGCACACCACCTTCGGCTTCAATCTGGGTTCAACCAGagcacaacagccacaacAAAACGCTTCCCTGTCCTGCGTTTTGGCTTCGCATTTTGCCGATTCCAG TCCCAGAAGAATCCTGAGTGTATCAAAGAAGAGGAGGGCAACAGTGTCTTTTGTGGATTCAGATGATAAGGCTTCTGGGTTTCATGGCCCCAAACCTTCTGAAGTTTATGGCTTTGTTGGTTCCATCACAACTGTTGTGGCTACAG TTATTTTCTTGGTGTGGGCATATGTTCCAGAGTCTTGGCTACATTCCATTGGGATATTTTACTATCCCAGCAG GTATTGGGCATTGGCAGTGCCAGCTTATGCTATGATGACAGTGGTATTAGCTTTGGGATTTTATTGTGGCGTCAACTTCATGTCCACTCCTCCCCCATCTTCCTTATATACTGTATATG ATGAATTCAGCAGAGATCCTTTGAGCTCTGTTCCAATGGGGGGTGATGATCAGCCCATAGAACCTATATCCGATATCAGTATCGACAGAATCAACCGTTCGATGTTTAAATAA
- the LOC117618937 gene encoding phosphatidylinositol N-acetylglucosaminyltransferase subunit P-like isoform X2 translates to MEDSYSVCSPRRILSVSKKRRATVSFVDSDDKASGFHGPKPSEVYGFVGSITTVVATVIFLVWAYVPESWLHSIGIFYYPSRYWALAVPAYAMMTVVLALGFYCGVNFMSTPPPSSLYTVYDEFSRDPLSSVPMGGDDQPIEPISDISIDRINRSMFK, encoded by the exons ATGGAAGATTCTTATTCTGTTTGCAGTCCCAGAAGAATCCTGAGTGTATCAAAGAAGAGGAGGGCAACAGTGTCTTTTGTGGATTCAGATGATAAGGCTTCTGGGTTTCATGGCCCCAAACCTTCTGAAGTTTATGGCTTTGTTGGTTCCATCACAACTGTTGTGGCTACAG TTATTTTCTTGGTGTGGGCATATGTTCCAGAGTCTTGGCTACATTCCATTGGGATATTTTACTATCCCAGCAG GTATTGGGCATTGGCAGTGCCAGCTTATGCTATGATGACAGTGGTATTAGCTTTGGGATTTTATTGTGGCGTCAACTTCATGTCCACTCCTCCCCCATCTTCCTTATATACTGTATATG ATGAATTCAGCAGAGATCCTTTGAGCTCTGTTCCAATGGGGGGTGATGATCAGCCCATAGAACCTATATCCGATATCAGTATCGACAGAATCAACCGTTCGATGTTTAAATAA